Genomic segment of Populus nigra chromosome 6, ddPopNigr1.1, whole genome shotgun sequence:
ttatttttttatcttgattttttttgcaatattattttagtttttccttttccttttctttatatttttttggaaaaaacattattttttattttttacaaaatttatcACTCCACACTTGACTTATTGACACCCTTTTTTTTGGCTATTATATTCAATGAGCACATTTAAAATGCTTTAAACAAGAGCCAATCCATGGAAATGCTTTATACCATACACTTTGAACTCTTTACTGTATGTGATTGAATTCCTCTTTTAATTCGTCATTCTCCCTGGTCCTGGCTCTGTTCATGAAATGTCTGTCCCTTTAATATATTCTAGATTGCATATTAAATCTATAACGCATGCCTCGCACTAAGACTATAATTGCGAAACAAGAACAATAACTTTCAAAAAGATGCTGATTTTACGTGGGACTCTGTCCATTATGGAAAACATAGCATTCTTCTAGTGTATGGTATTATATGGCTAAATTAAACAACATAAATCGTATCGTGCTAACCATTAATCAAGAGGCTCCAGATTAAATGATTAGATATTTGAAGTATATAAGAGCAATTAAAAggcaaaaatgaaataaaatataaaattattacttCTCCTCGGTCTAAGACATATTTGGAAGGCCCAAGAAAAAaggaatattaaaaagaaaagcaacacccaacaaaatatatttaaataatatttgttttatttttttaaatttatttttaatattactatatcaaaataatataaaaaaactaaaattaaatttgtttaaaaacgtttttgaaacaataaaaataaagaggctGGTTCCACGAAAAACACAAGCAAAGCAAGCATCAGACGTCTACGTGGAATGGATACGTGTATGATGGGAAACGTAAACGTGGAAGGTGATGGGTTTGCACGCGTGGGCAGAGAGCGTGTAATGTATAATAGAGGAGAGAGAACAGAGAAAGTGAAAGAGAAGGGGGAGGGAGGTTTCCTTTTATTGATTGCTGGACAGGAACAGAACCAGCCAGTGCCAAAGAGAAAAGGACAATCTTgggctccttttcttttctttaacacCTTTGTCCTTCACTTCTGTGCTAATTATTACTTACCACTACTGCTACTTGTAAAGTGATCATGTCCTTAAATTAGGCCCAGGTTATCTCGTGAACTTCACCCCTGCCCAAAACCAACTACAACCCCTccctgctttttttattttatttttctttctaaaataattttttaaaaaaattattatttttaaattaatatatttttgatatttttaaaacattttaatatgtttttattaaaaataatttttaaaaataaaaaaaatattattttaatatatttttaaataaaaaatattttaaaaaataattatatctacaattttattttattttattttttcctgatCGGCTGCGGTAGCTCAATGCTGACGGTGGCAAGTTATCCTGTGTGTTCCGATGGATGGTCGCTCATGTACCCTTgggaaacaattcaaaacaatattatatgcAAAATTTATAGATTTAGTTACaaactagttttttctttttcttttttccgcGGGCGACGagttttctttaactttttagACATTTGTATGCTGAAAAGTCATGCAGCATGCACAGATATAATGTTAATATGACCAACATTATCTTTAAATAGAAACTGCAAATTAAGCATAAAAACATGGACCAAATAGGGATGTGCTTCACTATGAgccggaaaaaaaattaaaagcctaTTCAgaaaattctttaatattatcattaaatttgatcaaatgAGTCAACTTTAAAAATCCATAACTTAATGAATTGCATTGGCTTCGTGACTTGTCTGGTTGAAGTTGTGATTCGGGTCATGAACTTCATCGAGtttaataatcttatttttaaaaaaaatactttctatttaattatatgataaaaaataactttaacaaaatttAGTATCGATTTCATATCAGGATATTTGTTTGAGACCGCGGTAACTCATGAAAAGCAAATGAAAACACGTAAACTCTAGTCAATCCAAGTTAACCCTGTCAAGCATGTAATATGGTTATTGACTCAGtcaaatttattgtttataaacaCAAAAACCCAACCGAGTCGAAGTCCCACCCCGTCACATGAATCCCCTATTCATACCAAGCAATCTTTGTCGTAAACACATAAACTCCAGTTCTTTTAGAGGATATATAATTTCTGTAAAAGAATATTTGATCAATTatgaaatgatttatttttaatatgcaaaatttggtcgtttatttgattttaggattttttttgtgaaaaaaaaagataattttattggggccattatttcttctcttttttattttttttcctttcatatttGCTTCTCCGttagttcttgattttttttttctattaaaaaggTTTGCCATGCTTTATGCTGTAAAAATTGATTatccaataaaaatttatagtttaattaagaATTCAGTTGATGGATATCTACATTGACTGAGAGTATTACaataaggagaaaaaagaaaaaaggaagaagaagaaaagcaaaagaaaatctaTATAGCTACGTTTATCAATTTTCTACAAGTTTTTCCAGGAAAGTTCTCTATCTACGGCTTCAACTCCAAATAGCCGCCTTATCAGATTTGGACTGGCAAGCgatcgctctctctctctctctctctctctctcgcgaGTGAATATAGAAATTTAGCGATCAGGTCTAggtttttccttgttttctctAGGAAGACACGTTAATCACATGCCATTTCTATATAGATAACCGATTGgggaggaaacaaaaaaaacttggattctTGTTTATAATTCATGCTGTTTGTGACTAGTTGTGAGTCCACAAGCAGCCTATCTTCATGTATTCAGCGCAGCCCACTTGTTAATTCAGTGAAAATTGCTTTTACaggaatattttttagttttttttttactttttaatattaacgtgTTAAAGAACCATatcaatttaatagtttaaactgttaagtaagatttattttatcttgtgcttaattttttttattaaatatataaaaataatgagattcaaactcataaCCGTTTGGTTATTAAGGCTCTGATACTATGTCAAAGAATAATTTTAACCTGATAACTTAAATAATTAGATGAGATtctatgatatgatttatattatgttaTAACAAATAGCAtctaaaattacataaatttgatgtttttattgaaCCAcgtaaacaaaaataaacactgcTGCAGGGTATAAAAACGCATTTGCATTGAAAAGACGTAGATTTATGTGGCATATCGAAAGCACTGCACGCTCATTGACGGCTCTGGAGGAACATTCCCAATCAAATGATACTTACAAGCCCCAACAAgtgaaggaagaaaagagaatGATGCAAGAAAACTTCCTGTACAAAATAAATACGTGTTCAGCAAACAAGTGTGGGgtatataatatatatgcaGCATAGCATGTCTGATGTGGTTGCATACACTGAAAACCAAAACTGATACTGGAAGGATGCATTCCAGAAACAAGAGACATAAACATAGTCAAGAGTGTTAATTCATCCAGAACTTCAGTAAGAATGTGAAAGCCATGGGTGCTCTAGTGCCTCCTTTGCAGTTAGTCGCCTCAGGGGATTGAGCTCAAGCAAGTTTCTCATGAAATCAATGAATCTAACATCAGAAATCTGTAGATGATGCTCCAGTGAGGACTCCTCAGGAATAAGGTATTCTATTTGATTTGTCTCCTGGACATGGAAAGCGAGGTATGAGTCAGAATTATGATTGGCAATATATTTCATCATCCTCGAAGACAATTGAACTCAACTAGCGTATTTAATCAcgtcgtttttttttaattattattaacatagatgttcgggccagcttgcgcgcacttcaactaatcccacaggccctgaagttaacgattatgTAAGCTTCCAGTGACCCTGAGGTTTGTGATACTCGAACCAGTGACCTCTAGGAAACAAACCTAAAACCTGACCAGTTGAACTACACTTCTCGGGGTTAATCACGTCGTTTTTACATCTTGCTCTCATGGGGGTAATGTGCTGCCTGACCTTACTTTTATGCATCTTAtattcaaaaaaacatattctgaATGCATCAAGGTAAAAAGTTCAACAGTCTGCTAGTCCACATCTATCTTTTGAACTGAAAGAAATATGACAAACCTCATTTGAATAATACAGATCGTATTCTTCTGTAAAGTACTTGTGTGTTTCCTGTCCCATCACCAACATCTCTGAATGAATAGGACCCAGCATACCAATCATGCGTGCGAGGATCATTACAACGGCATCATTTGGAAAGAGCACCTGACAACCCAGAGAAAACAATATAGgttactagaaaaaataatcactgaATGCTCAAGTCAACCCAGGGCGGGTATAACTAGCAGCAATATCcacttaaattttattgaatgaaGCAAAGCAAAGCCTGACATACTTCCCCAGAGCACAGCTCAGCCAAGATGCAGCCAAGAGACCATAAGTCAATCTTCTGGTCATAGGGGAGACCTAGAATGACTTCAGGGGCTCTATAGGAACGAGATTGAACATATAGGCACAAGTTGTCTGACTTAAAGCAACTGCTTCCAAGATCAATAACCTTTATCTCACATCTCCTATAACTCTTTATAAGAATGTTTTCAGGCTTTAAATCACAGTGAATAATTCCCAGGTGATGCAAGTATTCCAGTGCCTCCAAACATTGACGGGTTATGACCTGCAAGACAAACAACCAACAGCCCATCGTTATACACGTCTCTAAACCAACAGCCGTGGGCATGATAAAAGAATGAGGTCACACCAAAGAATCAGAAGGAATGCTAATATGAAGAATTAAGGCTTAACCTAACTAACCTGCAATCTGCTCAGAGTGAAATAAGCTTTTCCATCTGATTCTTGACTAAATTTCTGAAATTCATACAAGTTTGCCTTAAGGAGTTCACAAACGATGAAGAGATGCTCCTGTGAAGGTTCATTAATTAGAAAATGTTAGTAGGtgttcaagaatttgaccagtAAGAGGATGGCATAAAATTCTTTTAACAGGCACAGAATAGCATCTATATAAGGAGAGTGATTAATGAAACCATGCCAATTTTTCGGAGAAAAAATTAACTACCCATATTTTCTAGACATACTTGGTGATAGAAGTAGTCATAAAGGCGCAAAATGTGGCGTTCATCCGCCGGATCATGCTTGTTGACTATCTTCAAAAGTTTAATTTCATCCAGACTCTGATCGAAAAAATCTTTGTCATTTTTAATAATCTTCAGGCAAACATCTATTCCTGTGTGAAGATCATGCGCCTGAATGACCTTACTGAAAGCAGCTGAACCTAGGTATTCCGTGACATAATATCTGCCTGCAATGACAGTATTTAGCACAATGGGCAGGTCCTTGTTTTCCTCAAATCCAGTCCTGTAGATGGCATACCAAACAAAAATGAGTGCAGTGTTCTCACAATTTAACCTGCATTGCACAAGCATCAAATCTCTGTAAAAACACAGGATTAATTCCATGACTACAAGATCTACAGTAATAGGAGGGAAAATTCTCTACGGAGGCAAGTCTGTACCTTCTGATTAAGAATGGGTGGATAAGTTGCTACCATCGAGAAACAGGTCAGTATTATCTTAAGTTATATCGATTCCTGGTGATTTAAAACCAGCTGACAAGGCAGACACAAAAGGTTGAGCTAATTTGCCTATTTCATGGGAACACCAGCCCAATTTTAAGACTCTCTCACTTGACATGCATGCCAAAATTTGAAGCACAATGCAagacaaagtttaattaatctACTGTCTTCAAGAACCTGTTTTTCCTGTGTATAACTCGCAGATTGAATACTTCATATTCATCCTCCTGGTTATAGTACATCAAAAGTTCGGCAGCATTAACATCTTCTCCACCTATAGCAGCCTCAAGCTCATGGGCTTCTCCATTTACTTCTCCACCATCTCCGACTTCAAAGTCATCAATTACATTTTCTATGATGTCAGAGGTACTCTTAAACCCTTCAATCCAGTCACTGTTGAGACCTTTTTTACAATAGTAATTAGCATTCTTGTTTCCCATATGCACATGGGCTATATCATAATCAGCAAGGCCTTCCCCACCTTTTAACTGAAAGTCACCTAAATCAGTTTCTTTAGAGCTCAAGTAGATACAGTCAACAGGATTCTTGCTGCAAGTCCCTCCTGTTTTTTCACAGCATTTACAATTGGAGGCTGAACTACCATCCCCCTCAATGTCTCCTTCAAGCTGGTTTCTTCTATCAAAATGATAATAACTCATTGAGTGAGccttgtttttattattcacaGACGTGACATTGAAAAGACACTGCTTATCCAAGTAACCAGCTGTTCCTTCAGTTTCACCTTCAGATTTATCATACAAACCCAAGTAGTTTTCAAACTGCTTCTCTGTCTCTGATGTCATGACAAACTTATCCTCACTCGGACAGCTAAAGTAGTCTGGCCCTTTGAAGCAGGGAGTCATGAAGTGGCCTTCCTCTTTCTCATCATACCAACAAAAGTCATTTTGCAAATCAAAATCACGGTAATCACGTGCTGTGCCAAACTGAGACAGCCTATCAGACGAAGTTTTTGAATTAGCCTGAGATGCAGAATGAAGTCCATATGGATTTGAGAACTCTGCAGAAACAAAAAGGGGTCAAAATGCTCAATTGCCCTGCCAACTAAAATTGATATAGAACAGCAACCCAAACTACAAACACAAAGCACGAAAGAATAACCATGGCAGGATACCAGAAACGAAACAATATTGTTATAAAGAGTTTTGCAGATAGCTTTCATTCAGCATGCAGGCTTCGATAAAATGCTCACACCAACAGATTGCTACTTTATGCGGTATATTCTCAAACTTGATTCCCAGAGATTATTTGGCGTCAGGACCAGTGCTTTGACTGATATACTGATTTCCATATTCTGAAAATGAAGTGATGATGGACTATTAATGGGGTGAAACAGAGAATGAATTTGTAGAAATGATGAAGATGAGAGGTGAGTTAATCAGAACAATGGATTCGATATTTTTTCTGAAAACGAGTGCCTTCCTGGACAAATAATTTTTCCGAATTtgacaaggaaaaagaaattacgGAGGgtgaaataataagaaaaaagtggTTTTGTAATGGCTAATATAAGGTCAAGTCCCTTACTTCAAGTCATCATCAAATAGAAATTTTCAATAACGAACCATTTACTAGTAGGAATCTTGCAGGCTATTTTGGAGCTTCAATTGCAATGATACtctaagaaaagaataaaaaaacatatcaattcGAAAAACTTCCACATTGCAGTAAACCATATGCCATCCATCAATCtaccaaaaaaaagattttaatcaaACAACATCGAGTGTCCCCTCTGGAACAACTGATGAAATCGGACCGATTCAGAAAGGATCAGGGAGACCATTTAGCAAAGACGACAcgcacaaaacaataaattcttgATCCTAAATCTTTCACGATGTACGACAAGATAAAACAAAGAGTATCTGCTTAATCATTAGCAATATGATTGATCAACAAACTCAAGCAGagcttttaaaaatcatattacaaACATAACATAAACACGACTCAAGATTCTTATCTCTTGCGCATTTCGTCATCTTCTATAATCCCTTGATCAATCaagatatttataattaaagaaaaaacaaccaatCAAGAATTATACTGTAATCAcaatcaaccaaaaaaacctGATATAATATCAACGACTACCTGAAGAGTACACACCGCTGGCAGTAGTAGAGGACCCCAAGCTAACAAACTCATCGGCCGACGGAGACCCAGAACTCGGTTGCAACCTCTCGCCACCGCCGCCAAATCCTTCGACCTCCAGTTGCCGCCCATTCGCCGGAATCCTCACGGGTGGCAAGACAAACAAGAACTTCTCAAAGTCAAAGGAACCCAATTCAGTGTTTCTCTCATTGATGTCCTCTTTAAGAGCCAACTCTGCGTCCTTTAACCCATTTTTGCGTAGAAAATCCAACACTGCTTCCACGTCCGGGGCTGCTAGTcctgtttctgtttctgtttctggTCCCGCCATTAAAGAAAGTCAAAATATTTGAAGCACAGAAGAAACTCGAGAGCAACGAAAGAGTGGTGCTTGCATGTGAATTAAGTAAATTTGGAGGGTCAAAAGtggaaaaaaacataacatttttTAAGGTTTGCATGCCTCCGAGGCTCTGACTGTTTTGCTGTAAGACTGAAGCCAGAGGGAGGTTGTCATGTCTTTGTATTACCAACTCTGGGAAGAGGGTATTGTGGGGTCACGTGACACGTGGATAAATCAGGAGCATACAAGACTTTAAGTGGATGGTTCTGATGGTTTTTTGGTCTCGGTAGTTTTTGGTAGACTGTCATTTTGCTCGTTTAAGGGGACCATTTCCTACTTTTTATCTTCGAGAAAGTGTGTGttgatcttctttttttcactttttggtAGAGTGGGGCAGTAAATATCTTTTCCACTGCTGGGTGTGATTTGGACATTGATAGAATTTCTTGGTTCAATGAGACATCTTAAGGGTTAATTAAGTCAGCCAGTGCTTAAAAAGTTTTACCTTGATATTTACCTTGACTTATTTTTGTGTTCGAGATCTTTTTCAGTAGcgctttaaaaatatatttagttttaaaaaatatttaatttttatttttatttaatatttgttttttatgtaaaaaacaaccacaataattttataaaaattattttcaagcaaaatatatttttaaaaatacactacaacacaataccaaacactatATTTGTAATCTAAATGGATAATTTCATTTGTTCCTCGCAATAATAAACAGGCATTATGGTAATATTTCTCTCCTTTCCCCCCTCTCAATGGCATTTACACAAACCCACGAATGATCCCTAGCTGCCATTATTGTATTTACCTTGAGCCCACGAAGATTCCCAGTAAAATTCCCCGATTTTACTACCCTTTATCCTTTACTTATGAGAAAATCAAGGTACCTGCTTCCCTTTGGCTTTTGGCAGGAAAAAAGATGCGAAGGTTATACCAAACGAATAATTGATCACCTATTGTCACAAAAACATCATGATAATGCCCTAGTTTTTAATTTCGGTGGTTGCCTACTCTTCAAAACCAACAACAGAGACTctttgttattgaaatatttgcaattgttttgtaacataatttttatttataaatatattaaaataatatttttatttaatttttaaaatttatttttgatatagctagcatgtcaaaataaaaaaaaaattaaaatcaaacagattgattttttttcaaaaacacaaacacgCTACATTGCCATTCATGAAAATTAGTTGCGTTTATCACCCTCGAACAATATGTAAATGACAACTTCCTCTACAATCCAAGTAATAACAGTCTTCTCAACGGTTAATTACTCTCTTTTCTCCTCGAATTTAAAGTAGAATTATACTAGTGGTAAGGTTCAAGGCagtgcttttttgttttttctgaaatttagcttagtttttttaaaaattagctgAAAAACCGTAATTTCCACTTACCTGCGAGTTTTTAAAAAGCCGGAGGTGCTTGCAGGTGGGAACTGCtgtatttaaataaattccTAGTAAAAGCtgctattcttttttttttaaaaaaaaaagaataatcaatttttagtgtaaatatatcttattttaaaCACTATTTCTAACTGTTTTATTTCTCAGAACCTTTTTCTACAGATATTATTTTCTCAACTTTCTAACAGGAAAAACACCCTACATTTTTATAGGTAAGAAGTCTTACTATCTGATGAGGTCTGACTAATTAATCATTGGTTCAAGTCTGATGCGGGGGCTGGTGATTATTTTACTGGTATGGTCTTCTTTTCGTGGGGATCATCATGATAAGTAAAACACTACAACCCACACTTCACGTCATAATGTTGTTTCTTTATGAATTGTGTGACGCCAATGgcttttctttcactttctagCTTCTTTCCCATGTGACCATCGTAAAGATTGATTCAGCTGATGTTTTCCTCCCTCCTCTTCTTCCCCTTTTACTACCATTATTGTCTTCTTACTGTTCTTTCCTCTCCTTTTCTATTGGATTCGAAATTTGAACCAATTGCCTATCAGGCAATATTAGTAGTAATTCACTGTTACCATTTATATTTATTCAGCTAACTGGAACATTCAGGTACCAACCCGGACTTGGTGAAGGGGGGGCCGGCTATATGATTTTGATCTTGGAGGGACTATTttgtaagatatatatatatatatatatatatatatatatatatatataagtacgTGCGTAATTTTACACCAATTTTCAAAGTTAGGCATGGAAAAAGGAGCATTCTGTGTTTCCGGAATCAACTCAAACATGAAAATGAATCGACCAGGACCTGACAAATCCCGTGGGATCAGGCACTTAAAGGGTTGTGGTAGCAACTCATCTCCggtaggaaaagaaaagaaaagcaaagggTTAGCAGTATAATGGTTATTTATCAGGCATAACTCATACAATACACCGTGAAGATAGTACTATGAACAAAATACACATGTTACGATCAGCAGGTGATTTCTTCTGTATGTCGAGAATGTACCCAGTATGGTAgatattaaacttgtttatgGGACTCGTCTTATATTCTTTCATCTCTAACCTTCCTTCCTCACTTGAGAACGTGAGAGTTTTGGCAAGGAAAGAAGGGGTATAATTAAAGCGAGATCCCAAAACTACCAGCCACCCGACCTAATTCATGCATGGTAACCCACCACCTTCCTAGTAAGATGCCTACGATCACCGAAAAGTCTTGTCAAGGGTGAATATTGTTGCATGTGATTTTCTAAAGTTGTGACTGTTTGCCACAAATACTCATTTGCATTTTTTGGAGGCGCTCTCGATTGAATGTGCTAAAGTTGAAATTGCGCGTGTACGAAGAATGACACCCTCTCCTTCAATTCTTTTACACTAGCTACTTTATCAGTTCTCGTATTTGTGCTTCTTGAACGGCTATATATATTCATCGGATAAAACAATCGATGAGATGAATCTGTATTCATCTTGTAATATAATCGATGTCGTGGCTAGACTAACAAGCAACTAATCGAACATATAATTATTAGATCAGTGTCcgaatattttcaattaacctTGGGATTTTACCTCTTATAGCTTAACTCGAAATTTGaatttagataattaattaaaaaattaacacttATTATCAAAAACTAATTGGagacactgtttttttttttttttcaatgagttTGTTTATCCTgatttcatgacatggatcatggatttaacatattaattcattttttttagttgaatcacACCctctaatttcatcctttagtatttaattaatttaaaattaaattttaatttttttttataaagttatcctTGCTTCGTTAATTGAGTTATGAATTTGAAGAGTTAACTgagttttttctctaattttatctttcaacatttgattaatttgctttctataaagttatcccgGTCTCATTACCTAAGTCAtcagtttgacaagttaacttaggttaactcatgtcgtttttttatcttttgtttgattgatttttttttcaattttatcctttaacattggattaattgagagttaaacttcataatttattttgattttctaggtTGCAAGATTGATAGATTAACCCGGGTTAAGTCGAGTTGTTtgctttttgttctttttttcaattaattttcttttttaattttatcattcaacattgagttaattggaaactgagttttataatttgtttcaatttgctttttatgtagTTATTTCAATCCCACAATCCAGGTCGTGGATTTCATAtattaacttgggttgacccGCATTGATTCAATATGTcttcatctcaatattttttaaaatatatcatcttgaaatttttttaatcaaattatatttttaatgattatttagattatttttactTCTACCAAATTAATTAggttatatcaaattaaatccatataatttattttattttatattaggaAACAGGTTTGCAATATCTAGATattctttatattaaaaagagtTCGGGTCAACGATATAGTTCTTATCTATAATACCAGTGAACACCCCTTATTTTTGCCTAGCTTTTCTCAACGAGATTTTTTGAAACCAAATATACGGTGAGTGACAGCGAGTTGCGAGACAGGCTGTAAATTTCAATTCTAGACATCGCTCTCATACTCGGTCCTTGGCTAATTTTTGGATCTTATATCATGTCATGTTTGTTATTGAGATTTAATTAAGTCGTGTTTTTGAAGagttttgagttttaatttaagctttaaattattattttttcagtatttttctgtcattttaatgtatttatattaaaattatattttaaaaaaaccgataactgtaattaattagttaaatagCTGGGATGGTTCCATGTGCATAATATTCCCCGCCCTCGATTTATGGCCCATCTAATAATGGATCAATATTCATGGCCCATCTAAAATGTGGGCAGGAGGGGAGCATTGCTAGAATTATGAGAATCAAAATGCACTTTTACCCTGACGTGAACTATGAGATATGCTCCATGCAATCAAATCAGAAATGGtcccaaataaaaatagaagaagaaaaaaacagggcAGTAACTATCACTTTAAGACAGTGCAAACCCCAAAATCCGGCTTTTGTTTACTTAGAAAGC
This window contains:
- the LOC133696009 gene encoding serine/threonine-protein kinase ppk15-like isoform X4, with amino-acid sequence MTPCFKGPDYFSCPSEDKFVMTSETEKQFENYLGLYDKSEGETEGTAGYLDKQCLFNVTSVNNKNKAHSMSYYHFDRRNQLEGDIEGDGSSASNCKCCEKTGGTCSKNPVDCIYLSSKETDLGDFQLKGGEGLADYDIAHVHMGNKNANYYCKKGLNSDWIEGFKSTSDIIENVIDDFEVGDGGEVNGEAHELEAAIGGEDVNAAELLMYYNQEDEYEVFNLRVIHRKNRTGFEENKDLPIVLNTVIAGRYYVTEYLGSAAFSKVIQAHDLHTGIDVCLKIIKNDKDFFDQSLDEIKLLKIVNKHDPADERHILRLYDYFYHQEHLFIVCELLKANLYEFQKFSQESDGKAYFTLSRLQVITRQCLEALEYLHHLGIIHCDLKPENILIKSYRRCEIKVIDLGSSCFKSDNLCLYVQSRSYRAPEVILGLPYDQKIDLWSLGCILAELCSGEVLFPNDAVVMILARMIGMLGPIHSEMLVMGQETHKYFTEEYDLYYSNEETNQIEYLIPEESSLEHHLQISDVRFIDFMRNLLELNPLRRLTAKEALEHPWLSHSY
- the LOC133696009 gene encoding uncharacterized protein LOC133696009 isoform X1, with amino-acid sequence MAGPETETETGLAAPDVEAVLDFLRKNGLKDAELALKEDINERNTELGSFDFEKFLFVLPPVRIPANGRQLEVEGFGGGGERLQPSSGSPSADEFVSLGSSTTASGVYSSGKFSNPYGLHSASQANSKTSSDRLSQFGTARDYRDFDLQNDFCWYDEKEEGHFMTPCFKGPDYFSCPSEDKFVMTSETEKQFENYLGLYDKSEGETEGTAGYLDKQCLFNVTSVNNKNKAHSMSYYHFDRRNQLEGDIEGDGSSASNCKCCEKTGGTCSKNPVDCIYLSSKETDLGDFQLKGGEGLADYDIAHVHMGNKNANYYCKKGLNSDWIEGFKSTSDIIENVIDDFEVGDGGEVNGEAHELEAAIGGEDVNAAELLMYYNQEDEYEVFNLRVIHRKNRTGFEENKDLPIVLNTVIAGRYYVTEYLGSAAFSKVIQAHDLHTGIDVCLKIIKNDKDFFDQSLDEIKLLKIVNKHDPADERHILRLYDYFYHQEHLFIVCELLKANLYEFQKFSQESDGKAYFTLSRLQVITRQCLEALEYLHHLGIIHCDLKPENILIKSYRRCEIKVIDLGSSCFKSDNLCLYVQSRSYRAPEVILGLPYDQKIDLWSLGCILAELCSGEVLFPNDAVVMILARMIGMLGPIHSEMLVMGQETHKYFTEEYDLYYSNEETNQIEYLIPEESSLEHHLQISDVRFIDFMRNLLELNPLRRLTAKEALEHPWLSHSY
- the LOC133696009 gene encoding uncharacterized protein LOC133696009 isoform X3, with the protein product MAGPETETETGLAAPDVEAVLDFLRKNGLKDAELALKEDINERNTELGSFDFEKFLFVLPPVRIPANGRQLEVEGFGGGGERLQPSSGSPSADEFVSLGSSTTASEFSNPYGLHSASQANSKTSSDRLSQFGTARDYRDFDLQNDFCWYDEKEEGHFMTPCFKGPDYFSCPSEDKFVMTSETEKQFENYLGLYDKSEGETEGTAGYLDKQCLFNVTSVNNKNKAHSMSYYHFDRRNQLEGDIEGDGSSASNCKCCEKTGGTCSKNPVDCIYLSSKETDLGDFQLKGGEGLADYDIAHVHMGNKNANYYCKKGLNSDWIEGFKSTSDIIENVIDDFEVGDGGEVNGEAHELEAAIGGEDVNAAELLMYYNQEDEYEVFNLRVIHRKNRTGFEENKDLPIVLNTVIAGRYYVTEYLGSAAFSKVIQAHDLHTGIDVCLKIIKNDKDFFDQSLDEIKLLKIVNKHDPADERHILRLYDYFYHQEHLFIVCELLKANLYEFQKFSQESDGKAYFTLSRLQVITRQCLEALEYLHHLGIIHCDLKPENILIKSYRRCEIKVIDLGSSCFKSDNLCLYVQSRSYRAPEVILGLPYDQKIDLWSLGCILAELCSGEVLFPNDAVVMILARMIGMLGPIHSEMLVMGQETHKYFTEEYDLYYSNEETNQIEYLIPEESSLEHHLQISDVRFIDFMRNLLELNPLRRLTAKEALEHPWLSHSY
- the LOC133696009 gene encoding uncharacterized protein LOC133696009 isoform X2, whose translation is MAGPETETETGLAAPDVEAVLDFLRKNGLKDAELALKEDINERNTELGSFDFEKFLFVLPPVRIPANGRQLEVEGFGGGGERLQPSSGSPSADEFVSLGSSTTASGVYSSEFSNPYGLHSASQANSKTSSDRLSQFGTARDYRDFDLQNDFCWYDEKEEGHFMTPCFKGPDYFSCPSEDKFVMTSETEKQFENYLGLYDKSEGETEGTAGYLDKQCLFNVTSVNNKNKAHSMSYYHFDRRNQLEGDIEGDGSSASNCKCCEKTGGTCSKNPVDCIYLSSKETDLGDFQLKGGEGLADYDIAHVHMGNKNANYYCKKGLNSDWIEGFKSTSDIIENVIDDFEVGDGGEVNGEAHELEAAIGGEDVNAAELLMYYNQEDEYEVFNLRVIHRKNRTGFEENKDLPIVLNTVIAGRYYVTEYLGSAAFSKVIQAHDLHTGIDVCLKIIKNDKDFFDQSLDEIKLLKIVNKHDPADERHILRLYDYFYHQEHLFIVCELLKANLYEFQKFSQESDGKAYFTLSRLQVITRQCLEALEYLHHLGIIHCDLKPENILIKSYRRCEIKVIDLGSSCFKSDNLCLYVQSRSYRAPEVILGLPYDQKIDLWSLGCILAELCSGEVLFPNDAVVMILARMIGMLGPIHSEMLVMGQETHKYFTEEYDLYYSNEETNQIEYLIPEESSLEHHLQISDVRFIDFMRNLLELNPLRRLTAKEALEHPWLSHSY